The Sphingobium aromaticiconvertens genome has a segment encoding these proteins:
- a CDS encoding rhodanese-related sulfurtransferase gives MPDTSLPICVAALYKFTPFADCEAIKGPLAALCSSLGIKGTLLLAREGINGTIAGSDQAIAQILAHIRQLPGCAELDVKLSRARTPPFHRMKVRIKREIVTMGESEIDPLTGAGHYVAPKDWNALISDPGTIVIDTRNDYEVGIGTFAGAINPQTHTFRDFPAWFRAERERLLGTGTPPKVAMFCTGGIRCEKSTAFLKAEGLDEVYHLQGGILKYLETIPAENSLWDGECFVFDQRVAVGHGLAPGTHLICHACRRPVNAEDSASPLYREGISCPACHDERTDDQRASYAERQRQESLAAARGESHIGASSDGP, from the coding sequence GTGCCTGATACCAGCCTGCCCATCTGCGTTGCCGCGCTTTACAAATTCACGCCCTTTGCCGATTGCGAGGCAATCAAGGGGCCGCTGGCGGCGCTATGTTCTTCGCTTGGGATCAAGGGCACGCTACTGCTCGCCCGCGAAGGCATCAACGGAACGATTGCAGGGTCGGATCAGGCGATCGCGCAGATTCTGGCCCATATCCGCCAGTTGCCGGGCTGCGCGGAGTTGGACGTCAAGCTTTCGCGCGCAAGGACGCCCCCGTTCCATCGCATGAAGGTACGAATCAAGCGCGAGATCGTGACGATGGGCGAGAGCGAGATCGACCCGCTGACCGGCGCTGGCCATTATGTCGCGCCCAAGGACTGGAATGCGTTGATCTCAGACCCCGGCACGATCGTCATCGACACGCGTAACGACTATGAAGTAGGCATCGGCACCTTTGCCGGCGCGATCAATCCGCAAACGCACACATTTCGGGATTTCCCGGCCTGGTTCCGCGCGGAACGCGAGCGGCTATTGGGAACAGGCACACCGCCCAAGGTCGCGATGTTCTGCACCGGCGGCATCCGCTGCGAAAAATCGACCGCCTTCCTGAAGGCAGAAGGACTGGATGAGGTGTACCACCTTCAGGGCGGAATCCTCAAATATCTGGAAACCATCCCTGCGGAAAACAGCCTTTGGGATGGTGAATGTTTCGTGTTCGATCAGCGCGTGGCGGTGGGCCACGGCCTTGCGCCGGGCACACATCTCATCTGCCACGCCTGTCGCAGGCCAGTGAATGCAGAGGATAGCGCGTCCCCGCTCTATCGTGAGGGCATCAGTTGCCCGGCCTGCCATGACGAACGCACCGATGACCAGCGCGCCAGCTATGCCGAACGGCAACGGCAGGAAAGCCTCGCCGCAGCGCGCGGCGAATCGCATATCGGCGCGTCCAGCGACGGCCCCTGA
- a CDS encoding HU family DNA-binding protein, giving the protein MSHGPTRDPPLCRLHQKTWEFRNMNNSDLADTLAAANGVNKADARKLVDGVFAAITDAAAKGEEISLNGFGKFKVKDSPAREGRNPATGATIQIAAAKKLAFTPAKAVKDKLNG; this is encoded by the coding sequence ATGAGCCATGGACCGACGCGCGACCCGCCGCTATGTCGTCTTCACCAAAAAACATGGGAGTTCCGGAATATGAACAACAGCGATCTTGCAGATACCCTCGCCGCAGCGAACGGCGTCAACAAGGCCGATGCGCGCAAGCTGGTCGATGGCGTGTTCGCCGCGATCACGGATGCAGCGGCAAAGGGCGAGGAAATCTCGCTGAACGGCTTTGGCAAGTTCAAGGTCAAGGATAGCCCGGCCCGTGAAGGCCGCAATCCGGCAACCGGCGCAACCATTCAGATCGCCGCAGCCAAGAAGCTGGCCTTCACGCCTGCCAAGGCGGTCAAGGACAAGCTGAACGGTTGA
- a CDS encoding phosphatase PAP2 family protein: MVFLIIAAGGFVFLKLASEVMEGESFAFDRLILQGLRSASDPSIPIGPAWLQAAMIDITALGGVTVLTLLTTLIACYLFVTKKSGTAVLLIAAIAVGALASTLLKFGYARPRPDLVAHLVEVHTTSFPSGHAMNSAITYLTLGALLARAEKDRLVRIFFMVVAILLTLAIGISRIYLGVHWPSDVLAGWCIGASWAALFSLFARALQQRHTIEQPTAA, from the coding sequence ATGGTCTTCCTCATAATCGCTGCCGGCGGCTTTGTGTTTTTGAAGCTGGCGTCGGAAGTGATGGAGGGGGAAAGTTTCGCCTTCGACAGGTTGATCCTGCAAGGACTGCGAAGCGCATCTGATCCATCGATACCGATCGGCCCCGCCTGGCTTCAGGCCGCAATGATCGACATCACGGCCCTGGGCGGCGTGACGGTTCTGACGCTGCTCACCACGCTTATTGCCTGCTATCTATTCGTCACCAAAAAATCCGGAACGGCAGTCTTGCTGATCGCCGCTATCGCCGTCGGCGCGCTGGCCAGTACGCTACTCAAATTCGGCTATGCGCGGCCCCGGCCAGATCTTGTCGCCCATCTCGTAGAGGTGCACACGACCAGTTTCCCGAGCGGCCATGCGATGAACTCCGCCATAACCTATCTTACGCTGGGGGCGCTGCTGGCTCGCGCCGAAAAAGACCGGCTCGTCAGGATATTCTTCATGGTGGTGGCGATCCTGCTCACATTGGCGATCGGCATATCTCGTATCTATCTGGGCGTGCACTGGCCCAGCGACGTGCTGGCTGGCTGGTGCATTGGCGCCAGTTGGGCGGCGCTTTTTTCACTGTTCGCGCGCGCTTTGCAGCAACGCCACACGATCGAGCAGCCTACGGCGGCTTAG
- a CDS encoding glycoside hydrolase family 2 TIM barrel-domain containing protein: MIGNAIKAGLTPFALALCGVASIATTYAKESAAPAAQATGRSIVDLSAGWRFRFGASDDAPAREGLDDSGWENVSVPHSWNRIGSYGLERDPLSNNKQGVAWYRLTVDGPVARTGLVARTGQRQYLDFGAVSKIADIWVNGVHVGQHKGAFSRFRFDVTDHWKPGARNLIAVRADNSKPEIGNSTAQTIPLAGDFFVHGGIYRGVSLVMVDEASFDMLDHGGPGLYARSASVAPDKAKIAILARLRNSGSMHRAMQMVTVIRDAQGRQVAQSTQPARLATGATEVKVTLSVPSPHLWNGTADPYLYTVTAELLEAGRSVDRVTQPLGIRTFKVDADKGFFLNGRHLALHGVSRHQDRMGKGWGLSPQDHAEDMALIREMGANTVRQAHYQHADEWSDEADRAGMAVWAELPYVTTPSLEGGEGAPELWANAEDQLRELIRQNYNHPSIMMWSVGNEVDSAKGFGVGKELMRPLALLKRLNILARAEDPSRPTTFADCCEDLGMMKTAGEQLAGATDLIGYNRYYGWYYPQPLKAREQLGAQIDKFHAKHPGLPLSISEYGGGGAISQHSDDLMAGFLNFTGRPQPEEFESFVHEANWPAIRDRPFIFASWAWNMFDFPSDLRGEGDSVDLNTKGLVTFDRKVKKEPFYYYKAQWNPEPMIHLTGKRYATRAYPVMEVKAYSNAARASLTLNSKPMGEVACTDRICLWPGVTLQPGDNRAVVNAAVDGKPVQDEAVWTGPDPKQGIRVEAGDLAGHSVAGKLFGSDSFVTGGRPVVLNMGGFGGRRMMAERTVTAEHPDYYDFWREGEVFSYLLPVADGKWTVTIHSFEPRTSGDEAVTMIIAANGKTVLPAFSVLKEAGGPLRGLAKSFPVTVKGGQLKIDFTGNGGKAVVAAIEVTR, from the coding sequence ATGATCGGGAACGCGATTAAGGCCGGGCTGACGCCCTTTGCCCTTGCCCTGTGCGGCGTCGCGTCCATTGCCACGACCTATGCGAAGGAGAGCGCCGCGCCTGCGGCGCAAGCCACCGGACGCAGCATTGTCGATCTCTCGGCGGGCTGGCGGTTCCGTTTTGGCGCATCCGATGATGCGCCTGCGCGGGAGGGTCTGGATGACAGTGGTTGGGAAAATGTCAGCGTGCCGCATAGCTGGAACCGGATTGGCAGCTATGGTCTGGAACGCGATCCCCTGTCCAACAACAAGCAGGGCGTCGCCTGGTATCGCCTGACGGTCGATGGGCCAGTCGCCCGGACAGGATTGGTCGCCCGGACGGGACAGCGCCAGTATCTGGACTTTGGCGCTGTCAGCAAGATTGCCGATATATGGGTCAACGGCGTCCATGTGGGGCAGCATAAGGGCGCTTTCAGCCGTTTCCGCTTTGACGTGACCGACCATTGGAAGCCCGGCGCGCGCAACCTGATTGCGGTGCGGGCCGATAACAGCAAGCCGGAAATCGGCAACTCCACGGCGCAGACCATCCCCCTGGCAGGCGATTTTTTCGTGCATGGCGGCATCTATCGGGGTGTATCGCTGGTCATGGTGGATGAGGCGAGTTTCGATATGCTCGATCATGGCGGACCGGGCCTCTATGCTCGCAGCGCTTCGGTCGCGCCGGACAAGGCGAAGATCGCGATCCTTGCCCGGCTGCGGAACAGCGGTAGCATGCATCGCGCGATGCAGATGGTGACGGTGATCCGCGACGCGCAGGGGCGACAGGTGGCGCAGTCCACGCAGCCGGCAAGGCTGGCGACCGGCGCGACGGAGGTGAAGGTGACGCTGAGCGTGCCGTCACCGCATCTGTGGAACGGCACGGCCGATCCCTATCTCTACACCGTCACGGCGGAACTGTTGGAGGCTGGGCGCTCCGTCGATCGCGTGACCCAGCCGCTGGGCATCCGCACGTTCAAGGTGGACGCGGACAAAGGGTTCTTTCTGAATGGTCGCCATTTAGCGCTGCACGGCGTGTCCCGCCATCAGGACCGCATGGGCAAGGGTTGGGGCTTGTCGCCACAGGATCATGCCGAGGATATGGCGCTGATCCGCGAAATGGGCGCCAACACCGTCCGGCAGGCGCACTACCAACATGCCGACGAGTGGTCGGATGAGGCCGATCGCGCTGGCATGGCCGTGTGGGCGGAGCTGCCCTATGTCACCACGCCCAGCCTGGAAGGGGGCGAGGGGGCACCCGAATTGTGGGCCAATGCCGAAGATCAACTACGGGAGTTGATCCGGCAGAATTATAACCATCCCTCGATCATGATGTGGTCGGTTGGCAACGAGGTGGACTCGGCCAAGGGCTTTGGCGTGGGCAAGGAACTTATGCGGCCGCTCGCCCTGCTCAAGCGGCTTAATATACTGGCGCGCGCGGAGGATCCGTCACGGCCCACGACCTTCGCCGATTGCTGCGAGGATCTGGGCATGATGAAGACGGCCGGGGAGCAACTGGCCGGGGCAACCGACCTGATCGGCTATAATCGCTATTATGGCTGGTATTATCCGCAGCCGCTGAAGGCGCGCGAGCAACTGGGCGCGCAGATAGACAAGTTCCATGCCAAACATCCGGGCCTGCCGCTCTCCATTTCCGAATATGGCGGCGGCGGCGCGATCAGCCAGCATAGCGACGACCTCATGGCAGGGTTTTTGAACTTCACCGGTCGCCCCCAGCCAGAGGAGTTTGAGAGTTTCGTGCATGAGGCGAACTGGCCCGCGATCCGCGACCGTCCGTTCATCTTTGCCAGTTGGGCCTGGAACATGTTCGATTTTCCCAGTGACCTGCGTGGCGAGGGGGATTCGGTCGACCTCAATACCAAGGGCTTGGTCACGTTCGATCGCAAGGTGAAGAAGGAGCCCTTCTATTATTACAAGGCACAGTGGAACCCTGAACCCATGATTCATCTGACGGGCAAGCGATATGCGACGCGCGCCTATCCCGTGATGGAGGTGAAGGCCTATAGCAATGCGGCACGGGCCAGCCTGACCCTGAATAGCAAGCCGATGGGCGAGGTCGCTTGTACCGATCGCATCTGCCTGTGGCCGGGTGTTACGCTGCAACCGGGGGATAACCGGGCTGTCGTCAATGCTGCGGTCGATGGCAAGCCGGTGCAGGATGAGGCCGTCTGGACTGGCCCGGACCCTAAACAGGGCATTCGGGTCGAGGCGGGCGATCTGGCCGGGCATAGCGTTGCGGGCAAGCTGTTTGGTTCGGACAGTTTTGTTACCGGAGGGCGGCCAGTCGTGCTCAACATGGGCGGCTTTGGCGGGCGGCGGATGATGGCGGAACGCACCGTCACCGCCGAGCATCCCGATTATTATGATTTCTGGCGCGAGGGGGAGGTCTTTTCCTATCTGTTGCCCGTTGCCGATGGCAAATGGACGGTCACCATCCACAGTTTCGAACCGCGCACATCGGGGGACGAGGCCGTGACGATGATCATCGCCGCCAATGGCAAGACGGTGCTGCCCGCGTTCAGTGTCCTGAAGGAAGCAGGCGGTCCGCTGCGCGGGTTGGCCAAAAGCTTCCCGGTCACGGTGAAGGGCGGACAGCTCAAGATCGACTTTACGGGCAATGGCGGCAAGGCGGTGGTCGCTGCGATCGAGGTGACGCGGTGA
- a CDS encoding sugar phosphate isomerase/epimerase, producing MISRRAALTGAAALGIASLASPFAGATLRRSRAELNLTDVTVARELARDYAGTLERVAALGHRRFGFRLSGYGGPSADEPMPQDKARMVRAAKMEVGVVRLGVRNANHDLQLRQAVDIGAKIVAMTTAPVFIAGRQLGQTTRAAFDGWLPQLARLGERAASLGLTLAYHNHWYDFTPLDGERPFDLMARAIPPQTLSFEVDLAWAWFGGQDPLALIKALGPRVVSLHLKDIDRRRGKSPTDKAVPVGQGEMDYAAILPRLAAITSALGYVEVDTSPDGIAAAQQAADFITAISRR from the coding sequence GTGATCAGTCGTCGCGCTGCGCTGACGGGCGCCGCCGCCTTGGGTATCGCGTCGCTGGCGAGCCCGTTCGCGGGAGCGACCCTTCGACGATCGCGTGCAGAACTGAACCTGACCGATGTCACGGTCGCGCGGGAACTGGCGCGTGACTATGCCGGTACGCTCGAACGGGTCGCGGCGCTTGGCCATCGCCGCTTCGGCTTTCGCCTGTCGGGCTATGGTGGTCCCTCGGCGGATGAACCTATGCCGCAGGACAAGGCCCGGATGGTGCGCGCGGCGAAGATGGAGGTCGGCGTGGTGCGCCTGGGTGTCCGCAACGCCAACCATGACCTGCAATTGCGACAAGCCGTGGATATCGGCGCCAAGATCGTCGCCATGACCACGGCGCCGGTGTTCATTGCCGGACGGCAACTTGGCCAGACCACGCGAGCGGCCTTTGACGGATGGCTGCCGCAACTGGCGCGATTGGGTGAGCGGGCGGCTTCGCTTGGCTTGACCCTGGCCTATCATAATCACTGGTATGATTTTACGCCGCTGGATGGCGAAAGGCCGTTCGACCTGATGGCGCGCGCTATCCCGCCCCAGACGCTTTCCTTCGAGGTCGACCTGGCCTGGGCCTGGTTTGGCGGTCAGGACCCGCTGGCGCTGATCAAGGCATTGGGGCCGCGCGTGGTGTCCCTGCATCTTAAGGACATCGATCGACGCAGGGGCAAGTCTCCCACCGACAAGGCCGTTCCGGTCGGGCAGGGGGAGATGGACTATGCCGCCATCCTGCCGCGGCTGGCCGCGATTACCTCTGCGCTGGGCTATGTGGAGGTCGATACCTCGCCTGACGGTATTGCCGCCGCGCAGCAGGCTGCAGATTTCATCACGGCCATCTCCAGGCGCTGA
- a CDS encoding S-(hydroxymethyl)glutathione dehydrogenase/class III alcohol dehydrogenase: protein MKTRAAVAFEAKKPLEIVELDLEGPKAGEVLVEIMATGICHTDAYTLDGLDSEGIFPSVLGHEGAGIVREVGAGVTSVKPGDHVIPLYTPECRQCKSCLSGKTNLCTAIRATQGKGLMPDGTTRFSYKGQPIFHYMGCSTFSNFTVLPEIAVAKIREDAPFKTSCYIGCGVTTGVGAVVNTAKVQVGDNVIIFGLGGIGLNVLQGARMAGANMIIGVDINPDREEWGRRFGMTHFVNPKDIDGDIVAHLVALTDGGADYTFDCTGNTTVMRQALEACHRGWGTSIIIGVAEAGKEISTRPFQLVTGRNWRGTAFGGAKGRTDVPKIVDWYMNGKIEIDPMITHVLALDEINKGFDLMHAGESIRSVVVF from the coding sequence ATGAAAACAAGAGCCGCGGTTGCATTCGAAGCCAAGAAGCCGCTGGAGATTGTTGAACTGGATCTGGAAGGCCCCAAGGCGGGCGAAGTTCTGGTCGAGATCATGGCGACGGGCATCTGCCATACCGATGCCTATACGCTGGATGGGCTGGACAGCGAGGGGATTTTCCCGTCCGTTCTGGGCCATGAGGGCGCAGGCATCGTGCGCGAGGTTGGAGCAGGCGTTACCTCAGTGAAGCCCGGCGACCATGTGATCCCGCTCTACACCCCCGAATGCCGCCAGTGCAAAAGCTGCCTGTCGGGCAAGACCAACCTGTGCACTGCGATCCGCGCGACGCAGGGCAAGGGCTTGATGCCGGACGGAACGACCCGCTTTTCCTACAAGGGACAGCCGATCTTTCACTATATGGGCTGCTCGACCTTCTCCAACTTCACGGTCCTGCCCGAGATTGCGGTCGCGAAAATCCGCGAGGACGCGCCGTTCAAGACGAGTTGCTATATCGGCTGTGGCGTGACGACGGGCGTGGGGGCGGTGGTCAATACCGCCAAGGTGCAGGTTGGCGACAATGTCATCATCTTCGGTCTGGGCGGCATCGGCCTCAATGTGCTGCAAGGCGCGCGGATGGCGGGTGCGAACATGATCATCGGTGTCGACATCAACCCGGACCGGGAGGAATGGGGCCGCAGGTTCGGCATGACCCACTTCGTAAACCCGAAGGATATTGATGGCGACATCGTCGCGCATCTGGTCGCGCTGACCGATGGCGGGGCGGATTACACGTTCGATTGCACCGGTAACACGACCGTCATGCGGCAGGCGCTGGAAGCCTGCCATCGCGGCTGGGGCACCAGCATCATCATCGGCGTGGCCGAAGCGGGCAAGGAAATCAGCACGCGGCCGTTCCAGCTTGTGACCGGGCGCAACTGGCGTGGGACTGCATTTGGCGGGGCGAAGGGCCGTACCGACGTACCCAAGATTGTCGACTGGTATATGAACGGAAAGATCGAGATTGATCCGATGATCACCCATGTCCTGGCCCTGGACGAGATCAACAAGGGCTTCGACCTGATGCATGCTGGCGAGAGTATCCGCAGCGTCGTGGTATTCTAA
- a CDS encoding VOC family protein yields MFSHVMLGAKDIEASKAFYDATFQAIGGKPGFADDNGRIIYMHGGGLFMLTKPIDGAPACHANGGTIGFAMASPEQADAWHAAGIAAGGTTCEDPPGVREASFGKLYLAYMRDPAGNKLCGLYRVA; encoded by the coding sequence ATGTTCAGCCACGTCATGCTCGGCGCCAAGGATATTGAGGCGTCCAAGGCTTTCTATGATGCGACCTTTCAGGCGATCGGCGGGAAGCCGGGTTTCGCCGATGACAACGGGCGCATCATCTACATGCATGGAGGTGGCCTGTTCATGCTGACCAAGCCGATCGACGGCGCGCCGGCCTGCCACGCAAACGGTGGGACTATTGGCTTTGCGATGGCATCGCCCGAGCAGGCTGATGCCTGGCATGCGGCGGGTATCGCAGCGGGTGGCACGACGTGCGAAGATCCGCCCGGCGTGCGCGAAGCGAGCTTCGGCAAGTTGTATCTCGCTTACATGCGTGATCCGGCGGGCAATAAATTGTGCGGTTTGTACCGGGTGGCATGA
- the fghA gene encoding S-formylglutathione hydrolase: protein METISTAKAFGGTQGVYRHASEQTKTEMTFSVFVPPHAPGASLPVVWYLSGLTCTHANVTEKGEFRAACAELGLIFVAPDTSPRGGAVPDDPADAYDFGLGAGFYVDATQAPFATHYKMWSYVTQELPALIGAHFPADLARQSIMGHSMGGHGALTIGLRHPDRFRAVSAFAPIVAPGQVPWGQKALAGYLGEEGASWRQHDAVALIEDGARVPALLVDQGGADPFLTEQLKPELLQAACEKAGIALTLNLRVGYDHSYYFISTFMAEHLRWHAERLRD, encoded by the coding sequence CTGGAAACCATATCGACGGCCAAGGCATTTGGCGGCACGCAGGGCGTCTATCGCCATGCGTCGGAGCAGACGAAGACGGAGATGACATTCTCCGTCTTCGTACCGCCCCATGCGCCTGGCGCTAGTTTGCCGGTGGTCTGGTATCTGTCGGGCCTCACCTGCACCCACGCCAATGTGACGGAAAAGGGCGAGTTTCGCGCGGCCTGCGCCGAACTGGGCCTGATCTTCGTTGCGCCGGACACCAGCCCACGGGGCGGGGCTGTGCCTGATGATCCGGCGGATGCCTATGACTTCGGGCTGGGTGCGGGTTTCTATGTCGATGCGACGCAGGCGCCCTTCGCGACCCATTACAAGATGTGGTCCTATGTCACGCAAGAGCTGCCAGCCCTGATCGGGGCGCATTTTCCCGCCGACTTGGCCCGTCAGTCGATCATGGGCCATAGCATGGGCGGGCATGGCGCACTCACCATCGGTCTTCGCCATCCCGACCGGTTCCGCGCAGTGTCCGCCTTTGCGCCGATCGTCGCGCCGGGGCAGGTGCCGTGGGGGCAAAAGGCGCTGGCGGGCTATCTGGGTGAAGAGGGGGCGTCATGGCGCCAGCATGATGCCGTCGCCCTGATCGAAGATGGCGCACGCGTGCCCGCGCTGCTGGTGGATCAGGGGGGGGCGGACCCGTTTCTGACCGAGCAGCTCAAACCTGAACTATTGCAGGCGGCGTGTGAGAAGGCTGGCATAGCCCTCACGCTGAACCTTCGTGTGGGCTATGATCACAGCTATTATTTCATCTCCACCTTCATGGCAGAGCATCTGCGCTGGCACGCCGAACGGCTGCGCGACTAG
- a CDS encoding ModE family transcriptional regulator yields MRVGNLKVKMQLLCGDEIAFGPGKADLLEAIDREGSISGAGRALGMSYRRAWLLVDAMRRCWSEPLVDTLAGGGKERGARVTEHGRAVLRAYRALEGEVAELAIGSVLIEGVRDTPLPLT; encoded by the coding sequence ATGCGCGTCGGCAATCTCAAGGTGAAGATGCAGCTATTGTGCGGGGACGAGATTGCCTTTGGTCCCGGCAAGGCCGACCTGCTGGAAGCGATTGATCGTGAAGGGTCCATATCGGGTGCCGGACGCGCGCTGGGGATGAGTTATCGTCGGGCATGGCTGCTGGTCGATGCGATGCGACGGTGCTGGAGTGAGCCGCTGGTCGACACGCTGGCAGGCGGCGGCAAGGAGCGGGGCGCGAGGGTGACAGAGCATGGCCGGGCCGTCCTGCGCGCCTATCGGGCGCTGGAAGGGGAGGTTGCGGAACTGGCAATCGGCTCTGTGCTGATTGAGGGCGTGCGCGACACGCCGCTGCCGCTTACCTAA
- a CDS encoding cytochrome-c peroxidase has protein sequence MNRLLRMACVLAGAMLLVAASRDLHWRLANGVESPPVPTDNPMSDAKVELGRRLFYDADLSANGTLACAGCHEQKRGFADGNATRPGVHGDPGRRNVPGLANVGWMAHLTWADPRNDTLESQALVPLLGERPVEMGMKGLEAELPRRLSADACYAIMFKRAFPEQDGRIDTRTVAAALAAFQRTMIALDTPWDRFQAGATEALSPAARQGSTLFASSGCAQCHSGRDLSDGAFHRLGPIDARDPGLAEATGDQADAGRFRTAPLRNVAITGPWLHDGSAKTLGDAIARHPASPPASAIPTLIAFLEALTDQGFLTNPRFAMPDRACGKPL, from the coding sequence GTGAATCGCCTGTTGCGGATGGCCTGCGTGCTGGCCGGGGCGATGTTGCTGGTTGCGGCTAGCAGGGATTTGCACTGGCGTTTGGCTAATGGCGTGGAGTCGCCGCCAGTCCCCACCGACAACCCGATGAGCGACGCCAAGGTCGAACTGGGCCGTCGCCTCTTCTACGATGCCGACCTGTCGGCCAACGGCACGCTGGCCTGCGCCGGGTGCCATGAGCAGAAGCGCGGCTTTGCCGATGGTAACGCGACCCGCCCCGGCGTGCATGGCGATCCGGGCCGACGCAACGTCCCCGGCCTCGCCAATGTGGGCTGGATGGCGCATCTCACATGGGCAGATCCACGGAACGACACGCTTGAATCGCAGGCGCTGGTGCCCCTGCTCGGCGAACGCCCGGTGGAGATGGGCATGAAGGGACTGGAGGCCGAACTCCCGCGCAGACTGAGCGCCGATGCCTGTTATGCCATTATGTTCAAGCGGGCTTTCCCCGAACAGGACGGTCGGATCGATACCCGTACCGTCGCCGCCGCACTGGCCGCGTTCCAACGCACGATGATCGCGCTCGACACGCCATGGGATCGTTTTCAGGCGGGCGCGACAGAGGCACTATCGCCCGCCGCCCGTCAAGGCTCGACGCTGTTCGCCTCCTCCGGCTGCGCACAATGCCATAGTGGTCGGGATCTAAGCGATGGCGCTTTTCATCGGCTCGGCCCGATCGATGCCCGCGATCCGGGGCTGGCGGAGGCCACCGGCGATCAGGCCGATGCCGGTCGCTTCCGCACCGCACCACTGCGCAATGTCGCCATCACCGGTCCCTGGCTCCACGACGGATCGGCCAAGACGCTGGGCGACGCCATTGCCCGCCATCCCGCGTCGCCCCCGGCCTCGGCGATACCGACGCTGATAGCCTTTCTAGAGGCGCTGACCGATCAGGGCTTTCTAACCAACCCACGCTTTGCCATGCCCGACCGCGCCTGCGGCAAGCCCCTTTAG